One genomic segment of Bifidobacterium breve DSM 20213 = JCM 1192 includes these proteins:
- a CDS encoding lysophospholipid acyltransferase family protein, with translation MLYWFFVKVLGPIARHRLGPTASGLNNVPRTGGAIIAANHLAVIDDALIPITCPRMVHFMGKAEYFEGKGLKGKFKKWWFTSVGVFPVDRSGGNKSLGALEHAREIIEDGHLFGIHIEGTRSPDGRMYKGHTGVARLALETGCPIVPTAIIGSRELQKPGTVIPAKGKTQVIYGKPIEVEKKTDDEITHDDLRSLTDRISAEIQKMSGQEYVNEYAQKVKEELKAQKAAEEEASAE, from the coding sequence GTGCTCTACTGGTTCTTCGTCAAGGTTCTTGGACCCATCGCGCGTCATCGTCTTGGACCCACCGCATCGGGGCTCAATAATGTGCCTCGCACCGGCGGTGCCATCATTGCCGCGAATCATCTGGCCGTCATCGATGATGCGCTGATTCCGATTACCTGCCCGCGTATGGTGCACTTCATGGGCAAGGCCGAATACTTTGAAGGCAAGGGACTGAAGGGCAAGTTCAAGAAGTGGTGGTTCACTTCCGTGGGCGTGTTCCCCGTGGACCGTTCCGGTGGCAACAAGTCGCTTGGCGCTCTGGAGCACGCACGTGAGATTATCGAAGATGGACACCTGTTCGGCATCCACATTGAGGGCACGCGAAGCCCGGATGGTCGTATGTACAAGGGGCACACCGGTGTGGCACGGCTTGCGCTTGAAACCGGTTGTCCGATTGTACCGACCGCTATTATCGGTTCGCGCGAACTGCAGAAGCCGGGCACGGTGATTCCAGCCAAAGGCAAGACGCAGGTGATTTACGGTAAGCCGATTGAGGTTGAGAAGAAGACCGACGACGAGATCACCCATGACGATTTGCGCTCGCTGACCGACCGTATTTCCGCGGAAATCCAGAAGATGAGCGGCCAGGAGTACGTGAACGAGTACGCCCAGAAAGTCAAGGAAGAGCTGAAAGCCCAGAAGGCCGCTGAAGAAGAAGCATCTGCAGAATAA
- the trpD gene encoding anthranilate phosphoribosyltransferase, with translation MAEITWKSILTKLVGGDHLTAEESEWFVDDLMQGNANPTAVGAALAMQQQLGLTSDEVRGAAKAMVSHAVPLNVSGETTDIVGTGGDGFATVNLSTMGSVAAAAAGVKIVKHGNRAASSKCGAADVLEDLGLPLDLKPEEVGEVGDEVGITFAFARTFHPAMRFVGPIRAALGIPCVFNILGPLTNPANPAHVAIGCANRKVSPIMAAVYASRGQSGLVYTSHEGMDELAPTGPVSVWEIRDGKVTETDFDPTVDLGLAKITVDQLKGGVPDVNANTFKNFLAGKDIPSRTTALLNAASAIVADGNLVGNGTLAERFAEAYKLAEETVDSGKAEALFNKWIETAKSKA, from the coding sequence ATGGCCGAGATCACATGGAAGTCGATTCTCACCAAGCTGGTCGGGGGAGACCACCTTACTGCTGAGGAATCGGAGTGGTTTGTGGACGACCTGATGCAGGGCAATGCGAACCCGACCGCTGTGGGCGCCGCGCTCGCCATGCAGCAGCAGCTGGGACTGACCTCCGACGAGGTGCGTGGTGCCGCCAAGGCCATGGTCTCGCACGCCGTGCCGCTGAACGTTTCCGGTGAGACCACTGACATCGTGGGCACCGGCGGTGACGGCTTCGCCACCGTGAACCTGTCCACCATGGGTTCTGTGGCTGCTGCCGCAGCTGGCGTAAAGATTGTCAAGCACGGCAACCGTGCCGCCTCCTCGAAGTGCGGTGCTGCCGATGTGCTCGAAGACCTAGGTCTGCCGCTGGATCTGAAGCCGGAAGAGGTCGGCGAAGTCGGCGACGAAGTGGGTATCACTTTCGCGTTCGCCCGCACCTTCCACCCGGCCATGCGCTTCGTGGGCCCGATTCGTGCTGCGCTCGGCATTCCGTGCGTCTTCAATATTCTGGGACCGCTGACCAACCCGGCCAACCCGGCACACGTGGCCATCGGCTGCGCCAACCGCAAGGTAAGCCCGATTATGGCCGCTGTGTACGCCAGCCGTGGGCAGTCCGGTCTGGTTTACACCTCGCACGAGGGCATGGACGAGCTTGCGCCCACCGGTCCGGTCTCCGTCTGGGAGATTCGTGATGGCAAAGTCACCGAAACCGATTTCGATCCGACCGTGGATCTAGGTCTGGCTAAGATCACCGTCGACCAGCTCAAGGGCGGCGTGCCGGACGTCAACGCCAACACATTCAAGAACTTCCTGGCCGGCAAGGACATCCCGTCCCGTACCACCGCACTGCTCAATGCTGCCTCCGCCATCGTGGCCGACGGCAATCTGGTCGGCAATGGCACGCTGGCCGAGCGCTTTGCAGAGGCTTACAAGCTTGCTGAGGAAACGGTTGACTCCGGCAAGGCCGAAGCCCTGTTCAACAAGTGGATCGAAACCGCCAAGTCCAAGGCGTGA